One Borreliella chilensis DNA window includes the following coding sequences:
- a CDS encoding flagellar protein FlbA produces the protein MNDLNFRKQKLNRILAIRTYYRKLSERDLMNINKKILKINQFLDGIPNILKSLDSFDNLSIRGYIDCLNYKKKQDFKILEKLKKNYNECYDIYVDKYREEKKIEILIKILNGSIIKNREKKESLLLDEYANYKVCQNLRIK, from the coding sequence TTGAATGATTTAAACTTTAGAAAACAAAAGCTTAATAGGATATTGGCCATTAGAACCTATTATAGAAAGTTAAGCGAGAGAGACTTAATGAATATAAATAAGAAAATTTTGAAAATAAATCAGTTTTTAGATGGAATCCCTAATATTTTAAAAAGCCTGGATAGTTTTGACAATCTTTCTATAAGGGGTTATATAGACTGTTTAAATTATAAAAAAAAACAAGATTTTAAAATTCTTGAAAAGCTTAAAAAGAATTATAATGAGTGTTATGATATTTATGTAGATAAATATAGGGAAGAAAAAAAGATTGAGATATTAATAAAAATTTTAAATGGCTCTATAATTAAAAATAGAGAAAAAAAAGAAAGCTTATTGCTAGATGAGTATGCAAATTATAAAGTTTGTCAAAATCTGAGGATTAAATAG
- the fliI gene encoding ATP synthase (involved in type III protein export during flagellum assembly) gives MGNFFENYLKQVDNIETVSFVGRVQKIKGLLVESLGPQCAVGDLCLIDQRNNRRVCAEVLGFNGPYVSLMAYEGFSGIEVGNKVYSLNKGLEINLSDELLGRVIDSLGRPIDNKGSFLNNRYKELVFKKINPISRSIFEEQILTGVKVLDGFLPVAKGQRVGIFSGAGVGKSTLLGMIAKNSNADVNVIAFIGERGRELNEFIEHELGKERLKKSVLVVSTSDESPISRYKGAYVATMIAEYFREQGKDVVLLFDSITRFANAKREMSLSLGEPPVAKGYPPSVFVEIPILLERSGFNGKGGSVTGFYTVLVEGDDFTEPVADNIKAVLDGHIILDRDLFDRGIYPSINVLSSTSRSIHRIMNLEKQKLIMKVRSLLSVYKDYEDLIRTGIYLKGSNKDVDFAISKYPKIINFISQGINETFDFENLEDEIREILS, from the coding sequence GTGGGCAATTTTTTTGAAAATTATTTAAAACAAGTAGATAATATTGAAACTGTCTCTTTTGTTGGCAGGGTTCAAAAAATAAAGGGCCTTTTGGTTGAAAGTTTAGGGCCCCAGTGTGCTGTTGGAGATTTGTGTTTAATTGATCAAAGAAATAATAGAAGGGTGTGTGCTGAGGTTTTAGGCTTTAATGGTCCTTATGTTAGTCTTATGGCTTATGAAGGATTTAGTGGGATTGAAGTTGGGAATAAAGTCTATTCTTTAAATAAAGGATTAGAAATTAATCTTAGTGATGAGCTTTTAGGAAGAGTTATTGATTCTCTTGGTAGACCTATTGATAATAAAGGGTCATTTTTGAACAATAGATATAAAGAGTTGGTTTTCAAAAAAATTAACCCAATTAGTAGGAGTATTTTTGAAGAGCAAATATTAACAGGGGTTAAAGTTCTTGATGGGTTTTTGCCAGTTGCAAAAGGGCAAAGGGTCGGTATTTTTTCAGGTGCTGGTGTTGGTAAATCTACTTTGCTTGGTATGATTGCAAAAAATTCAAATGCAGATGTAAATGTTATTGCTTTTATTGGGGAAAGAGGTAGGGAGCTTAATGAGTTTATTGAGCATGAACTTGGTAAGGAGCGTTTAAAAAAAAGCGTTTTAGTTGTCTCAACTTCTGATGAATCACCTATATCAAGGTATAAGGGAGCTTATGTTGCCACCATGATAGCAGAATACTTTAGAGAGCAAGGTAAAGATGTAGTGTTGCTTTTTGATTCTATTACTAGATTTGCAAATGCTAAAAGGGAGATGTCTCTTTCTTTAGGAGAGCCTCCTGTAGCTAAAGGTTACCCGCCTTCTGTGTTTGTTGAAATTCCAATTTTACTTGAAAGATCGGGGTTTAATGGTAAGGGAGGAAGTGTTACTGGGTTTTATACTGTTCTTGTTGAAGGGGATGATTTTACAGAGCCTGTAGCTGATAATATTAAGGCTGTTTTAGATGGTCATATTATTTTAGACAGAGATTTGTTTGATAGAGGGATTTATCCTTCAATAAATGTTCTTAGTTCGACTTCAAGATCTATTCATAGAATAATGAATTTAGAAAAACAAAAGTTAATAATGAAAGTTAGAAGTTTATTATCTGTTTATAAAGATTATGAAGATCTTATTAGAACAGGGATTTATCTTAAAGGATCCAATAAAGATGTCGATTTTGCAATTTCTAAGTATCCAAAGATTATTAATTTTATTTCTCAAGGAATAAATGAAACATTTGATTTTGAAAATTTAGAAGATGAAATAAGGGAAATATTATCTTGA
- a CDS encoding flagellar assembly protein FliH, whose product MPKVLYKSSEVDSSVRLEFVEIAKPIFESLEIKKKECKVYDIDSKIANLKEELQLLRDEKLRLEEELVKRQELAKEEVQIESERLIEEAKAKANEVLEAAKQEADLLQREAVYKKESIEAESNAEIEKLAREYEEKLKKDLEIATSKGREEGYNKGYESGFKDFDKVMRKLHGIIASLIAERRGILESSGEQIVSLVMQIAIKVIKRITASQKDIVLENVNEVLKKVKDKTKITIRVNLDDLDIVRHKKSDFIFRFDVIEDLEIIEDPNIGKGGCIIETNFGEIDARISSQLDKIEEKFKNFSLLS is encoded by the coding sequence TTGCCTAAGGTTTTATATAAGTCATCAGAAGTTGATAGTTCAGTAAGGTTGGAATTTGTTGAGATAGCAAAACCTATTTTTGAATCTTTGGAAATTAAGAAGAAGGAATGCAAGGTTTACGATATAGACAGTAAAATTGCTAATCTTAAAGAGGAGTTGCAATTATTAAGAGATGAAAAATTGCGACTTGAGGAAGAGCTTGTTAAAAGGCAAGAACTTGCTAAAGAAGAAGTTCAGATTGAATCTGAGAGGCTTATTGAAGAGGCTAAAGCAAAAGCCAATGAAGTATTAGAGGCAGCCAAGCAAGAAGCAGATCTTTTGCAAAGAGAAGCTGTTTATAAAAAAGAATCTATTGAAGCTGAATCTAATGCTGAGATTGAAAAATTAGCAAGAGAGTATGAAGAAAAGTTAAAAAAAGATCTTGAGATAGCAACATCTAAAGGTAGGGAAGAAGGGTATAACAAGGGTTATGAGAGCGGTTTTAAAGATTTTGACAAAGTGATGAGAAAGTTGCATGGCATAATAGCATCTTTGATTGCTGAGAGGAGAGGCATTCTTGAATCTTCGGGTGAGCAGATAGTAAGCCTTGTTATGCAAATTGCAATCAAGGTTATTAAAAGAATTACAGCTTCTCAAAAAGATATTGTTTTGGAAAATGTTAATGAGGTGTTAAAAAAGGTAAAAGATAAAACAAAAATTACCATTCGTGTAAATCTTGACGATTTAGATATTGTTAGACATAAAAAGAGTGATTTTATTTTTAGATTTGATGTTATAGAAGATTTAGAAATTATAGAAGATCCCAACATAGGTAAAGGTGGCTGTATAATTGAAACTAATTTTGGAGAGATTGATGCACGTATTTCTTCTCAACTTGATAAAATAGAGGAAAAATTTAAAAACTTTTCTTTATTAAGTTGA
- a CDS encoding flagellar motor switch protein FliG: MEEKKEKEILDVSALTGKQKAAILLVSIGSEISSKVFKYLSQEEIESLTFEIAKLETITSELKDNVLLEFKELMMAQEFIQKGGIDYARELLEKSLGTQKAVDIINNLGSALQSRPFEFVRRADPANILNFIQQEHPQTIALILSYLDPQKASFILSSLPTEVQTNVARRIALMDRTSPEVVREVERVLEKKLASLSSEDYTSAGGVDNVVEIINMADRKTEKFIIESLEEEDPELAEEIKKKMFVFEDIVLLDDRSIQRVLREIDGQELAKALKSVDIPVQEKIFKNMSKRAASMLKEDMEFLGPTRRKDVEESQQKIVSLIRKLEEQGEIVISRGGEEDVLV; the protein is encoded by the coding sequence ATGGAAGAAAAAAAAGAAAAGGAGATTCTTGACGTTTCTGCTTTAACAGGTAAGCAAAAGGCTGCTATTTTGTTGGTTTCAATAGGTTCTGAAATCTCTTCTAAAGTGTTTAAGTATCTTTCTCAAGAAGAGATAGAGTCTTTGACATTTGAGATAGCAAAGCTTGAGACAATTACTTCTGAGCTTAAAGATAATGTTCTTTTAGAGTTTAAAGAATTAATGATGGCTCAAGAATTTATTCAAAAGGGTGGCATTGATTATGCAAGAGAGCTTCTTGAAAAATCTCTTGGAACCCAAAAAGCAGTTGACATTATTAATAATTTGGGGTCTGCTTTACAGTCTAGGCCTTTTGAATTTGTTAGAAGAGCAGATCCTGCAAATATTTTAAACTTTATTCAACAAGAACATCCCCAAACAATTGCTTTAATACTTTCATATCTTGATCCCCAAAAAGCTTCTTTTATTCTGTCTAGTTTGCCTACAGAAGTACAAACCAATGTTGCAAGACGAATCGCATTAATGGACAGAACCTCTCCTGAGGTTGTAAGAGAGGTTGAAAGAGTTCTTGAGAAAAAATTAGCTTCTCTTTCTTCAGAAGATTACACATCAGCAGGAGGAGTTGATAATGTTGTTGAGATAATCAATATGGCTGATAGAAAGACGGAGAAGTTTATTATTGAATCTCTTGAAGAGGAAGATCCAGAGCTTGCAGAAGAGATTAAGAAGAAAATGTTTGTGTTTGAGGATATAGTTTTGCTTGATGATAGATCTATACAAAGGGTTTTAAGAGAGATAGATGGTCAAGAGTTGGCAAAAGCTTTAAAATCTGTAGACATTCCTGTCCAAGAAAAAATTTTCAAAAACATGTCAAAAAGAGCAGCTTCAATGCTTAAGGAGGATATGGAATTTTTGGGTCCTACTAGACGAAAAGATGTTGAAGAATCTCAACAAAAAATTGTTTCTCTTATTAGAAAATTAGAAGAACAAGGGGAAATAGTTATTTCAAGAGGTGGTGAAGAAGATGTGCTTGTCTGA
- a CDS encoding flagellar M-ring protein FliF, translating to MSNFFTKFFVSAKGIFKKASTVQKIALGLIIFFVIIAFVFLIGFSTRSQSIALFGVEIKDQYLLDRISQRLDRENVKYFLSSDGRIYLDDEKLAKKMRAILVREELVPVHMDPWALFDIDRWTITDFERSINLRRSITRAVEQHIVALDDVDAVSVNLVMPEKALFKDAQEPVKASVRITPRPGSDIITNRKKVEGLVKLIQYAIEGLESDNIAVVDNSGTILNDFSNLDGIDRIDLAEKERKLKLKYEAMLRGEIDSALSKVLSIDRFMIARVNVKLDTSKETTESKEYAPIEIQAQDPKAAYNTRKVSDSTIISSQTQKKEYQGQGYSPWGPPGQEGNTPPEYQDLSDITGKYNESQEIKNVALNEKKSTSEKEPARIVGVSLGIFVDGIWNFVYDEKGDFIIENGMRKREYKPMALEEIKNIEDVLQSSFEYKPERGDSITVRNISFDRMNEFREIDENYFASERFKYLLFVASIIFSLLILVFTVFFAISRELERRRRLREEELAKQAHLRRQQALMDGGDDIGVDDVVGGIREGDELQNNAELLAREKPEDVAKLIRTWLLKNA from the coding sequence TTGAGCAATTTTTTTACTAAATTTTTTGTTTCAGCAAAAGGAATCTTCAAAAAAGCTAGTACTGTTCAGAAAATAGCCTTAGGATTGATTATTTTTTTTGTAATTATTGCTTTTGTTTTTTTGATAGGGTTTTCTACTAGAAGTCAAAGCATTGCTCTTTTTGGGGTTGAAATTAAAGATCAATATCTCTTAGATAGGATATCACAAAGACTTGATAGAGAAAATGTTAAATATTTTTTAAGTTCTGATGGAAGAATTTATTTAGATGATGAGAAACTTGCAAAAAAAATGAGAGCAATTCTTGTCAGAGAAGAGCTTGTACCTGTTCATATGGATCCATGGGCTTTGTTTGATATTGATAGATGGACTATTACTGATTTTGAAAGAAGCATTAATCTTAGAAGATCAATTACAAGAGCTGTTGAACAGCACATTGTGGCTTTAGACGATGTTGATGCTGTTAGTGTAAATCTTGTTATGCCTGAAAAAGCTCTTTTTAAAGATGCTCAAGAACCTGTTAAGGCATCTGTTAGAATTACCCCAAGACCTGGCTCTGATATTATTACTAATAGGAAAAAGGTTGAAGGACTTGTTAAGCTTATTCAATATGCCATTGAGGGTCTTGAATCTGATAATATTGCTGTTGTTGATAATAGTGGAACTATTTTAAATGATTTTTCGAATCTAGATGGAATAGATAGAATAGACTTAGCAGAAAAAGAGCGTAAATTAAAACTTAAGTATGAAGCCATGCTTAGGGGAGAAATTGACTCTGCATTAAGCAAGGTTTTGTCTATTGATAGATTTATGATAGCAAGAGTAAATGTGAAACTTGACACCTCAAAAGAAACCACAGAGTCTAAAGAGTATGCTCCTATTGAGATTCAAGCTCAAGATCCAAAAGCTGCTTATAACACTAGAAAAGTAAGTGATTCAACTATTATATCTTCTCAGACTCAAAAAAAAGAATATCAAGGACAAGGATATAGTCCATGGGGACCTCCTGGGCAAGAAGGCAATACTCCCCCTGAATATCAGGACTTAAGTGATATTACTGGTAAATATAATGAGTCGCAAGAAATTAAAAATGTTGCTTTAAACGAAAAAAAATCTACAAGTGAAAAAGAGCCTGCTAGGATTGTGGGTGTTTCTCTTGGTATTTTCGTGGATGGTATTTGGAATTTTGTATATGATGAGAAGGGAGATTTTATAATAGAAAATGGAATGAGAAAAAGAGAATACAAACCTATGGCATTAGAAGAGATAAAAAATATTGAAGATGTTTTGCAAAGCTCTTTTGAATATAAGCCAGAAAGAGGCGATTCAATAACGGTTAGAAACATATCTTTTGATCGTATGAATGAGTTTAGAGAAATAGATGAAAATTATTTTGCAAGTGAAAGGTTTAAATATCTTTTATTTGTTGCAAGTATAATATTTTCACTATTAATTTTAGTATTTACAGTATTTTTTGCTATTTCTAGAGAGCTTGAAAGACGAAGACGCCTTAGAGAAGAGGAGTTGGCAAAGCAAGCCCATTTAAGGCGTCAGCAAGCCTTGATGGATGGTGGGGATGATATTGGCGTTGATGATGTTGTTGGTGGGATCAGAGAAGGCGATGAGCTGCAAAATAATGCTGAACTTTTGGCCAGGGAAAAACCAGAAGATGTTGCCAAGCTTATAAGAACATGGCTTTTGAAAAATGCGTAG
- the fliE gene encoding flagellar hook-basal body protein FliE (forms a junction between the M-ring and FlgB during flagella biosynthesis) — protein sequence MKIDAFFTESNINLVKKNPLHFDVNLFSSKSSDIKTFKDVLINTVTDINKSQLNVSKVMEQAILRPSSVDVHDVVIAMSKANMNLSILKAVVERSVKAYQDIINIR from the coding sequence GTGAAAATAGATGCTTTTTTTACAGAGAGTAATATTAATTTAGTTAAAAAAAATCCTTTACATTTTGATGTGAATCTTTTTAGTTCCAAAAGCAGTGATATTAAAACATTTAAAGATGTTTTAATAAATACGGTTACTGATATCAACAAAAGCCAATTAAATGTTTCTAAAGTTATGGAGCAAGCTATTCTTCGACCTAGTAGTGTTGATGTTCATGATGTTGTAATAGCAATGTCTAAGGCTAATATGAATTTAAGCATTTTAAAAGCTGTTGTTGAGAGAAGCGTGAAGGCTTATCAAGATATAATCAATATTCGTTAA
- the flgC gene encoding flagellar basal body rod protein FlgC (with FlgF and B makes up the proximal portion of the flagellar basal body rod) — protein MGLFSSINVASTGLTAQRLRIDVISNNIANVSTSRTSDGGPYRRQRIVFAPRINNPYWKGPFIPDYLDNGIGQGVRVASIEKDKSPLKLKYDPTHPDAISFGDKKGYVELPNVNLVEEMVDMISASRAYEANSTVINSSKSMFRSALAILQS, from the coding sequence ATGGGATTGTTTTCAAGTATTAATGTGGCTTCAACAGGGTTGACGGCACAAAGATTGAGGATTGATGTTATTTCTAATAATATTGCAAATGTTTCTACTTCTAGAACTTCTGATGGTGGGCCTTATAGAAGGCAAAGAATTGTTTTTGCTCCAAGGATTAATAATCCTTACTGGAAGGGGCCTTTTATTCCAGATTATCTTGATAATGGTATTGGTCAAGGAGTTAGGGTTGCAAGCATTGAAAAAGACAAGTCTCCGTTAAAGTTAAAATACGACCCAACTCATCCTGATGCAATAAGTTTTGGAGATAAAAAAGGTTATGTAGAGCTTCCTAATGTCAATTTAGTTGAAGAAATGGTAGATATGATTTCAGCTTCTCGTGCTTATGAGGCAAATTCTACTGTTATCAATAGTAGCAAGTCTATGTTTAGGAGCGCATTAGCTATACTTCAAAGCTAA
- the flgB gene encoding flagellar basal body rod protein FlgB (with FlgF and C makes up the proximal portion of the flagellar basal body rod): MNDFERSVDFSHRYLDVLSLRQGVISDNIANVDTPNFKRSKISFESELEKAVSNKCRNDLDLIKSSDKHLSGIKNPEYSDVKPQRVLDHLSAVNNNGNNVDIDSEIKALVQNQMMYHLMTNIQAHYFKSINIVLK; this comes from the coding sequence TTGAATGATTTCGAGAGATCTGTAGATTTTTCACACAGATATTTAGATGTTCTAAGCTTAAGACAAGGTGTTATTTCTGACAATATAGCAAACGTAGATACTCCAAATTTTAAAAGAAGTAAAATTTCTTTTGAGTCAGAGCTTGAGAAGGCTGTTTCAAATAAATGTAGAAATGATCTAGACTTGATAAAGTCTAGTGATAAGCATTTGTCTGGAATTAAAAATCCAGAGTATTCAGACGTTAAGCCCCAGAGAGTTCTTGATCACCTTTCAGCTGTGAATAATAATGGCAATAATGTTGATATTGATTCTGAGATTAAGGCGCTTGTTCAAAATCAAATGATGTATCACCTTATGACTAATATTCAGGCACATTATTTTAAAAGCATTAATATTGTATTAAAATAA
- a CDS encoding ATP-dependent protease gives MNKLEHHIVPKDIVAELDKYIIGQNEAKKLVSIALVNRYIRSRLPKEIKDEVMPKNIIMIGSTGIGKTEIARRLSKLIKAPFIKVEATKYTEVGYVGRDVESMVRDLMGIAVNMVKEEMYSAVREDALVKTEERIVESLFKGSSNFENVDPSEIKAEEKVKEKLRKKLRAGELDDTAIEIQISSKMPFSTIEIFTGGNFEEIDMGIGGLLGNLFDRKKKRELKIKKAKEIILAEELEKLVDHENISDIAKSKVENMGIIFIDEIDKIAAKNRSGNDVSREGVQRDILPIIEGSKVNTKYGIVDTSHILFIAAGAFNLAKPSDLIPELQGRFPIKVELKSLSIDDLKKILKQTKNSLIKQYVAMFKVYNLDLKFSEEAIDKIAELTFNMNLENENLGARRLHGVMERVLADLFFEVPGSKLKKFEINLDYVNKKIQINEQKDLNYYII, from the coding sequence ATGAATAAGTTAGAACATCATATAGTTCCCAAAGATATAGTTGCAGAACTTGATAAGTACATAATAGGTCAAAACGAAGCTAAAAAATTAGTATCAATTGCTCTTGTTAATAGATATATAAGATCTAGACTTCCCAAAGAAATAAAAGATGAGGTAATGCCTAAAAACATTATTATGATTGGGTCAACTGGTATTGGAAAGACTGAGATTGCAAGAAGGCTTTCTAAATTAATCAAGGCTCCTTTTATTAAAGTTGAAGCTACAAAATATACTGAGGTTGGTTATGTTGGTCGTGATGTTGAATCTATGGTTAGGGATTTAATGGGCATTGCAGTTAATATGGTAAAAGAAGAAATGTATAGCGCTGTAAGAGAAGATGCTTTAGTAAAAACAGAAGAGAGAATAGTTGAAAGTCTTTTTAAGGGGTCTAGCAATTTTGAAAATGTAGATCCAAGCGAAATAAAGGCGGAAGAAAAGGTAAAAGAGAAGCTAAGGAAAAAGCTTAGAGCAGGTGAGCTTGATGACACTGCTATTGAAATACAAATTTCTAGCAAAATGCCATTTTCTACAATAGAAATATTTACAGGTGGTAATTTTGAAGAGATTGATATGGGTATTGGAGGTTTATTGGGCAATCTATTTGATAGAAAAAAGAAAAGAGAATTGAAGATTAAAAAGGCAAAGGAAATAATTTTAGCAGAAGAGCTTGAGAAATTAGTTGATCATGAAAACATTTCAGATATTGCAAAATCCAAAGTTGAAAATATGGGAATTATTTTTATTGATGAGATCGACAAAATTGCTGCTAAGAATAGGAGTGGTAATGATGTATCTAGAGAAGGCGTTCAAAGAGATATTTTACCAATTATCGAAGGTTCTAAAGTTAATACAAAATATGGTATAGTTGATACTTCTCATATTTTATTTATTGCAGCAGGGGCATTTAATTTAGCAAAACCTTCTGATTTAATACCCGAGCTTCAAGGGAGATTCCCGATTAAGGTTGAGCTTAAGAGTTTAAGCATAGACGATTTGAAAAAAATTTTAAAACAAACCAAAAATTCTTTAATAAAGCAGTATGTTGCAATGTTTAAGGTTTATAATTTGGATTTGAAGTTTAGTGAGGAGGCTATAGATAAAATTGCAGAGCTCACTTTTAATATGAATCTTGAAAATGAAAATCTTGGTGCTAGAAGACTTCATGGCGTTATGGAAAGAGTGCTTGCAGATCTTTTTTTTGAGGTGCCTGGTAGTAAGTTAAAAAAATTTGAAATAAACTTGGACTATGTTAATAAAAAAATACAAATTAACGAACAAAAAGATTTAAATTATTATATAATTTAG
- a CDS encoding peptidase — MSFKGTTVIAIKKNGKTVVAADGQVTFGHTVLKSNAIKIRKLLNGKILAGFAGSTSDAITLFEKFEEKIKAKGDGLIDIKRAAVDLAKDWRSDKILHKLEAMMLVADSSNILLISGTGDVVEPEEDVISIGSGGNYAYSAALAYMENKKLSAFEVALRSLKIAARVCIYTNSNIVIEEIENE; from the coding sequence ATGAGCTTTAAAGGAACTACAGTTATTGCAATAAAAAAAAATGGCAAAACTGTGGTAGCAGCAGATGGACAAGTAACTTTTGGACATACTGTTTTAAAGAGTAATGCTATTAAAATACGAAAATTGCTTAATGGAAAAATTTTGGCAGGATTTGCAGGTTCAACGTCTGATGCAATTACTCTTTTTGAAAAATTTGAAGAAAAAATCAAGGCAAAAGGTGATGGTTTGATTGACATTAAAAGGGCTGCTGTTGACCTTGCAAAAGATTGGCGTTCTGACAAGATACTTCATAAGCTTGAGGCTATGATGCTTGTTGCTGATTCTAGTAATATTCTTTTAATTTCTGGTACTGGTGATGTTGTTGAGCCTGAAGAGGATGTTATTTCAATTGGTAGTGGGGGCAATTATGCGTATTCAGCAGCTCTTGCTTACATGGAAAATAAAAAATTAAGTGCTTTTGAAGTTGCGCTTAGATCTTTAAAGATAGCGGCAAGAGTGTGCATATATACTAATTCTAACATTGTGATTGAGGAGATTGAAAATGAATAA
- a CDS encoding DNA repair protein Smf, which translates to MKLLYIDNLKFLKSKEKLKLFINFDFNDIIKLTQKDIEAYLSRSFKRLFRLPDLKLIELQEKVIRRTKAKIAILGSKIYPNKLKRIYDPPFAIYYKGNLPNFSSLSWAVVGSRRISKTLAERTREFSAHLARNGVEIISGFAIGADIEAHIAAINENRRTFAVIPTDIDNIYPKQNRKYVFKLLEQGGGIITETLPFDKIQNYFFAKRNRLISGLSDAIFITYAPLKSGALITAELGLDLGLDIYVYDLDFCGDGAVKLYSFGAQEIKTIKDLYALLNVEYIDSNKIEDDSKEYCNCKNVSDFLIDELLNEIYK; encoded by the coding sequence ATGAAATTGCTTTATATTGATAATTTAAAATTTTTAAAAAGCAAGGAAAAACTAAAGCTTTTTATTAATTTTGATTTTAATGATATTATTAAATTGACTCAAAAAGACATTGAGGCTTATCTTTCAAGATCATTTAAAAGATTATTTAGGCTGCCTGATTTAAAGTTAATAGAATTGCAAGAAAAAGTTATTAGAAGGACAAAAGCCAAAATTGCTATTCTAGGATCTAAGATTTACCCTAATAAGCTTAAGAGAATTTATGATCCCCCTTTTGCTATTTATTACAAAGGTAATTTGCCTAATTTTTCTTCATTGTCTTGGGCTGTTGTTGGTTCGAGAAGAATTAGCAAAACTCTTGCTGAGAGAACGAGAGAGTTTTCTGCACATCTTGCAAGAAATGGTGTAGAGATTATTTCTGGATTTGCAATTGGGGCTGATATTGAGGCCCATATAGCTGCAATTAATGAGAATAGGAGGACATTTGCTGTTATTCCAACAGATATTGACAATATTTATCCTAAGCAAAATCGAAAATATGTTTTTAAGCTTTTAGAACAAGGGGGCGGAATAATTACTGAGACGTTGCCTTTTGATAAAATTCAAAATTATTTTTTTGCTAAAAGAAATAGATTAATCTCAGGCTTGTCGGATGCTATTTTTATAACTTATGCGCCTTTAAAATCGGGAGCTTTGATTACAGCTGAACTTGGTCTTGACCTGGGGCTTGACATTTATGTTTATGATTTAGATTTTTGTGGCGATGGAGCCGTTAAATTGTATAGTTTTGGTGCTCAAGAGATAAAAACCATTAAAGATCTTTATGCTTTATTGAATGTTGAATATATAGATTCCAATAAGATTGAGGATGATTCTAAAGAGTATTGTAATTGTAAAAATGTATCTGATTTTCTTATTGATGAACTTTTAAACGAGATATATAAATAG
- a CDS encoding TPR repeat-containing protein, with protein sequence MKIFLLMLINLFVSCGNESKEKLNLGLRLRELEISGGGSESKIEVYKEFVEKEDKNILKIVNSIDKKARFFNLIGLEFFKLGQYGPSIEYFGKNLEINPNSYLSHFYVGVASYNLAKNLKIKNEIERYMILAENSFLKSISIRNDFKESLFAISNMYVYELDKQLEAKEYLNKLDNMGEDYFEFLMLRGANYYSLGDFGNAILFYDKASKKAVTEEQKEGVSRIMSNLK encoded by the coding sequence ATGAAAATTTTTTTGTTAATGCTTATTAATTTATTTGTATCTTGCGGAAATGAATCTAAGGAAAAATTGAATCTTGGGCTTAGGTTAAGAGAATTGGAAATTTCAGGCGGTGGATCTGAATCTAAAATTGAAGTTTATAAGGAATTTGTAGAAAAAGAAGATAAGAATATTTTAAAGATAGTTAATTCAATTGATAAAAAAGCCAGGTTTTTCAATTTGATTGGGCTTGAATTTTTTAAGCTTGGGCAATACGGACCCTCTATTGAGTATTTTGGTAAAAATTTAGAAATCAACCCCAATAGTTATTTGTCACATTTTTACGTAGGTGTTGCTTCTTATAATTTAGCTAAAAATTTAAAGATAAAAAATGAAATTGAAAGATACATGATTCTTGCTGAAAATTCTTTTTTAAAGTCAATTTCAATTAGAAATGATTTCAAAGAGTCTCTTTTTGCTATTTCTAATATGTATGTATATGAACTTGATAAGCAGCTTGAAGCTAAAGAGTATTTAAATAAGCTTGATAATATGGGTGAGGATTATTTTGAGTTTTTAATGTTAAGAGGTGCAAATTATTATTCGCTTGGTGATTTTGGTAATGCTATATTGTTTTATGATAAAGCTAGTAAAAAGGCTGTAACTGAAGAGCAAAAAGAAGGTGTTTCTAGGATCATGAGCAATTTGAAGTAA